The genomic segment gtgaaccaccgcacccggcctaagtCGTCTTTTAACTGCTTTTCTTTCATCATAACTCTAAACAGCTCTTTGAAAAAAGAATTGTTATTATCCAGCAACCTACAGTTAAGAAagtagaggcacagagagggtctGTGCAGGGAAGAACATGTGCAGCTGATAtagaaaatggcagagctgggatttaaccTGACTACACCCCTTTAACCAGTGCTGCTACCCTGGGGCCGGCGTGCTGGCTTCTAAAGGATGCTGCCGCACTGCAAGTGAAGACTGATTAGTTATCAGGCtcggagggagggggagggacgGGGCAAACCTCCATCAAATGCTCCATATGCCGAGGCCTATGCTGGACACGCCTTGACAGCAGGTGCTGCTGGAGTGCCAGCACCCGGTGCTGTCCCTGGCATGGAAGAGGTGCCCCCTCCTTTAGTTGGTGAGTGAGTTAAACCCTCGTATAGAATAGGAGTTATTCATTTGTGTTCTCAGGGCTGTAAGTTTTTGAAGATGCATTAATGGGGAAGAGAAAATGTGCAAGATTGGTTGAAAAACACCCCTCTGCACCCACCCAGATCTTGTTGGGACCTGCAGGAAAGCAGCTCTGGGTGGGATGGTCTGGGGCTGTTTGCTGTATTCcaaggggctggggctggggctgggcggTGTGAGGCCCTGCCCTTCTGGAGCTTGCCGGGGCTTGTCACCCGGTTACAGCTCTGCTGTGCGATTCAGATCccctctgcctcccttggctggaCGTGCGTCAGCCAGAGTGAGACCGTGGCAGGCTGGAGCTGCTTTCAAGGCCTCCTTCACCTGGGCTGTGCACACAAAAGGTTGAAGAAAGTCTAAGGGGACTTCATGGATGCTTCTTGGACAGACATCACGAAGCTTCGTGCCCTGCAGTAAGCTGAAGCTATGAAGTGGAAGGAGTCATAGTCCCTGTTCTTGGTGCTCTCAGTATAATGGGGTTGGGGTGGGCTGCATAGACAGACTTGGGAACGAGGGAACATCAGTGGGGTAGAGCTGTAGCTGCTTCGGAGCAGCACTATGGGACCTCAGGCGGGGCCAGGTGGGCAAATGCAAGGTGACAGCAGGGAGGGTGCTGGGACCAGGTTCTGGGTGGCGATGTGGCCTTCCACTTCTTTGCCATACACGCTGCAGCCCAGTGATGTCTGTGgcacaagttttaaaaaaaactcaactAATTGGTGCTCTTCGAGACCAAAAATGAAGAACTTTAAACTGGGGGTTATGGTGGGAGAATCTGGGGGGTCCCAAAAAGGACTTAAACCCATTCCATGGTCAGGACCTTTCGAATACATTCGTCCCTCTGTGCGCCTCTGTTCTGCCCCAGCCTTGTAAGAGGGTCCCTGTCATTCTTCTAGAGCCAGAcagcctgagttcaaatcctgaatcCATCACTTTTCAGATTTGTGATCTTGGTCAAGTAACTGACCTCTGTGAGCCTCAAATTCTCTGTCTCTGAAAGTTGGGGAGGGTGCTGGTAGTACCCACCTAAGAGTTAGGGTGAAGCTGAAATTGATCATCTGTGTAAATTGCTCAGCACGGGCCCTGACAGGCTATCAGCACTCATTAGCCGTGCGTTATCTCCACCCTCATCATCGTTACAGTCCAGGTGGCTCCCGGAGGGCACGTCTCTCTGGGAAACTGGATCTGGagctcttcttcccttcctgtcTCGGCAGACAATGGCGATGACCACTCGGAAGGAGGCCTGGTGGAGAACCACGTGGACAGCACCATGAACATGTTGGGCGGGGGAGGCAGTGCAGGCCGGAAGCCCCTCAAGTCGGGTATGAAGGAGCTGGCTGTGTTCCGGGAGAAGGTCGCTGAGCAGCACCGGCAGATGGGCAAGGGTGGCAAACATCACCTCGGCCTGGAGGAGCCCAAGAAGCTGCGACCACCCCCTGCGAGGGTCAGTGAGGGtcaggcctggtgggaggggtgAGAGGACAAGGAAAGTGGGGTCTCAGCTGGAGGAGGGCATCCCAATAGGACCCTCGTCTGGTGTGACCTGTGGGCAAAGCACCTTTCTTTCCACAAACATAGTTGTGGAACATACTGACCTTTGGGGCAATCTGTATCTCTGGCTGTGAAATAGACTGGACATGTGGTTTCTTGATGTTCTTTCCTTCTAAAACCTCCACATTTCTGTACGGTTTTGGAAcatagacaaagaaaatgaatcCCAGAGATGAAGACAGAGTCCCTGAAACttgcttactctttttttttttccccctgaaatggggtctcactctcttgcccaggctggcgtatagtggtgccatcacgcctcactgctgcctccaacatctgggctcaagtgatcctccttccttagcctcctaagcagctgggactataggcatgtaccaccacacctggccaattttgtatttttttttgtgggaatgggggtctcactatgttgtccaggctggtctcaaactcctggactcaagcaatcctcccacctcggcctcccaaagcgctgggattacaggtgcctgccactgcacctggcctgaaactCAGTCACTCTTGTTGCCATATGCTTCTCTCACTGAGCtacctcctctcctctttccttcccagtTCTGCCATCTTGGGTCCTGGCCCTGGTTGGTTTTATGGAAAGAAATGGAGCTTGGGCATGGGGTGGGGGCATAGAGACTCTGGAGACCGCCACTTGGATCGATATTTGGAGGTAGAGCCCGTTCTGACACATGAAAGCCGCGGTCACAGAACAAGGAGAGGAGTGAACGTTCCCATTCATACAACTTTCTttaggggctggggtggggcacCCAGCATGGAAGGGAGATTCCCGGGCAGGCTGTCAGAAGTCCCTGCGCCCCCTGCTGGTTGTGTGACCATGGGAAAGTCCCCTCCCCGTGCAGCAGCTTCTCCCTGAGCTTGCGCCTGGCGCGTGCTTCGTGGACCTGCTGTCCTCACTCTGGGCGTCTCCTGCTGTCTGTGTGCGCAGACTCCCTGCCAGCAGGAACTGGACCAGGTCCTGGAGCGGATCTCCACCATGCGCCTTCCGGATGAGCGGGGCCCTCTGGAGCACCTCTACTCCCTGCACATCCCCAACTGTGACAAGCATGGCCTGTACAACCTCAAACAGGTGAGTGTGGGGCCAGTCCGGGCCAGAGCGTCTCCTCCTCAGCCCTGGGCCCCAGATGTGgcttgtttctgccccacccgcCTATAATCCTCTGAGGTCTGAGCTGAGTGAGAGACTCAGACTCCTGTCACCATGGGAATTGGAGCTGCCAGGCCGGGGAGGGTGCGGCTTTTCTCCCTGCCTGCGACGGATCAGTTGCTGGCTCCACTCGCCCAACCACTCACCAGCCTCACTTGGAGTCTGGGTTAGGAGGAGGCTCTTGGAGAAGGGAAGAGGCTTAAACCAAGCATCTTAGCTTTGATTGGACATTGGCATCGCCTGGAGCTCTTCCTGGCCCCGCCCCCAAATTGCCACATGGTAGGTCAGGTTTGCAGCTCTAACAAGCCTCAGGTGAGGCTGATAATCTGAGAGCCACACTCTCACCATCATTGATTTCAACCATTGGCCGAGTTGCCTTCACGGTTTCGAAGTATCTCAGGGAATGAAGAGTCAGGGATGGAGAAATGCTGTTGGAAAGATTTTGAAAAGCCATCTAGAACAACACTGTAAATACATtggagaaaatgaagtttaagtAAACCGCTCAGGagcccttctccctcctctttccaCCTTCTGTTCATACACATTTTAATAGTCAAGTGTGCATATGCAATATTTTCCCTGtaacatacttttctttttcttgtttttgagatggagtcttgctcttgtctcccaggctggagtgcagtggcgcgatctcggctcactgcaacctccgcctgccgtgttcaagcaattctcctgcctcagcctcctgagtagccgggattacaggtgcccgccaccacgcctggctaatttttgtatttttagtagaaatggggtttaccatgttgatcaggctggtcttgagctcctaacctcaggtgatctgcccacctcgacctcccaaagtgctgggattacaggcatgagccgccacacctggctgggCACTGGGATTTAATAAAGCTGCTCTGGTGGTTCTAATGGCAGTCTGGGCTGACCTAAAGTGTGGATGTGTGGAGCCAGAAGGTGGGAACAGGGCTCTGCTGATGGCCCAGGGGTCTCACCTCTCCTCCACCCTCTTCACCATCCCGGCACCTTGACCCTCTAAATATTAGTTAGTATTAAAAGCTATTTGTGTACATGCCCTCTAAATGTAAGCCGCCTAACTCCATTTGgagctcagaagaaaaaaatctcgATCACTTCTCATGGAAAACAGGCTGTCTGCTGCGTCTTTGGGTAACTAATGTGATTTGCAGGAGTAGTTAGCTTATGCGTAAAACAGAGGCCTTGGAGTGGGAATGCCTGGGGAATACCTGGCTTCCATCTCAGCTGTGCttcttaccagctgtgtgaccttgggcaagttgcttagcccatctgtgcttcagttttatcatctgtaaaccAGGGATAATGATGGCATCTAATTCACAaagtggttgtgaggattaaatgactgTATTTGTTAGAAACTGAACGAGCGGTGTGTCTTTGCtcactcagtgcctggcacacactgATTTTGATCGCAACATGAGGGTTTGCACCTTACAGTGTGACTAAGCTTCGGCAGGCTGGGTTCCCTCCACTGGATAGGACCTCCCTTGAGACTGGGGACTGAGTCTTTTCGTCTTCGGGCGTCCTGAATGGCCTTGCTAATCAGAGGGGTCCCTGGGCGGGCAGCGTCAGCGTCACGTTGGAGCTCGCTAGCCATGCAGAATTTCCAGCCCTCCAGGGACCTCCTGAATGGGAATCTGCATTTCATCAAGGTTCCCTGGCGCATATTTGAGGTTGCGAAGCTCCACCCAGCAGTGCGTGGGTAGCTGCAAGGGGTGGCTGCTCAGTGGATGCCGGgttgagggagggaaggaaaattgCTGGCTGCGGGCTCCTCCACGctcttctcctctctccccagtGCAAGATGTCTCTGAACGGGCAGCGTGGGGAGTGCTGGTGTGTGAACCCCAACACCGGGAAGCTGATCCAGGGAGCCCCCACCATCCGGGGGGACCCTGAGTGTCATCTCTTCTACAATGAGCAGCAGGAGGCCCGCGGGGTGCACACCCAGCGGATGCAGTAGATCGCTGCCAGCCGGTGCCTggcgcccccgcccccacccctctCCAAACACCGGCAGAAAACGGAGAGTGCTTGGGTGGTGGGTGCTGGAGGATTTTCCAGTTCTGACACACGTATTTATATTTGGAAAGAGACCAGCACCGAGCTCGGCACCTCCCCGGCCTCTCTCTTCCCAGCTGCAGATGCCACACCTGCTCCTTCTTGCTTTCCCCGGGGGAGGAAGGGGGTTGTGGTGGGGGAGCTGGGGTACAGGtttggggagggggaagagaaatttttatttttgaacccCTGTGTCCCTTTTGCATAAGATTAAAGGAAGGAAAAGTAAAGTGTGTGTCTTTTGCTTGAGTCTTTGGGGTCTTCCATGGAGAGATGCGGAGCCTGGCCTAGGTTGGCCTACTCACCAGTGTCCAGCTTTGCCCCTGGCTCCTAGGAAAATGGGAAAGGCCCCGTCTCCGTTTCCCATTCATGAAATGGCAATAAGAAATAATGGGAACCTCCTGAATCCAGATCAAACCCTCCAGTGCAGCCTTAGGACTCTCAGGTGAGGCTTCTGCCCCCGTGCAGCCCGTGCCTGGCACTTTAGAGGGGCAGCATGAGTCATGGGGTGGGGGTCAGGGGAGACGTGGAGCGTGGGTCCAGCTTCCTCCCTCCCACATTCAGATAACACTGCAGTGGGAGATAAGGAACAGGAAACGTTGGGATTGGGGTTGTCTGGCCCCTGAAATAAAGGAAACTCCCTCCTGCCCAGGGTGAGACATTTCTGTTCAGCCCCCAAAGAAAGGGAGTTGGGCTGTGGTTAACTGGCTTACTCATAAAGATGACACCACTGAGAATTCAGGCGACCAAATGATTTGGTCTCCAGACCAGCAAATATCAATTGAAACAAAGTGCTGTGATTTGTCAAGGTGTGCAGGCTGAGAGACTGTGGAAGGAGACAGAATGTGTTCTGTTTCCTTAGCAGAGTTCCACATCAGAGCTCACCTACCTCTGCCACTCTGTTCTTCTGGCCTCTCAACTCCAGTGAATTCCAGGGGTCTTatgcacccccacccctgcctttgCGACGCGCCATGGGGGGAGAAAGCTCAGCATTCGAGGCCCACAGTCCCTGCCCCCTAACCTTCCTCAGCACGTGGCCCAGGGCCTGGCCTCTCCTGTCACTCCCCGCTCCTGTGGCTGGAGTCTGATCCCTTCCCACAGAGGAGGGGCTCCCCAGGGGCCTGGCCCAATCCATTACCTTCCAGACCTTCCATCTGGTGAGTGTGGGGAGGCGGAGGGATGGCGGGCCCTTTACCAGGTGTGACATAAGTGTAGCTGGAATGCAAGACAGCTTTCGGAAATGGCACAAGATGAGCTTTCTTGGAGTGCGGGAAAACCAGATCCCCAAGAATAGATGGAGTCCTGCCAGGAGGGTGTGTTCTAGGCTGCCCCGGGCCAAGGCCAGCACTTGGCCACTGCCCCAAAAGTATTCATTCAGTGGATCCTTGTGCATCCATGAAACAGGCACTATAGTTAGTtacactttacagatgaggaaagggtCCCCAGAAGTGCCCAAACTCTCCTGCCCTGGGTCTGGGGACCCCTAACTCCAGCGCGTGGCACCCACCCACCCCTGAATTATACTAGCCCTGTGGGTGGAAGCAGGCGGGATGCTTGGAGAGGGCCTAGAGGGCTCTGGGCACTGAATGGACCTGGGGCCTGAAGCTCAGCAGTCCCTGCGTGGGGTCTGACTGGCTTTCATTCAGCGCATGCGTGTTGCAGCTGGCCCGTCCCCTGGTCCTCTCAGTTGCTGCAAAGAGCAGTCAGCACCGCGGCTGCTGTGTCCGGGTGGAGCTGCTATCCCTGGGTGGAGCAGCCCGTGCCTGCTCTCCTGGGAAGCCTGGTGTTTCTCAATCTTGGTGAACATTTGACTCGACGGGGGcacttaaacaaaaacaaaagctcatGCCAGTACCTCAGCTTCAGACATTCTGATGTAATGGTCTGCCACGGAGCCCAGGCaggttctttttccttccttaggTTCCATGGTGATTGTGGACCAGGGATAAGGCAAGAAGAATGCCGTAGTCAGGACACCTGGGCCTGGATCCCTTCCCACCACTTCGTTTTCCATCGCCTGGGGCTATGCCATCCACCTTCTCGCATCTGTCTGTTGGGGATGTTATCAGCCTCAAATAACAGGGTGGAATCAGTGTGAGACTAGATGTGAAGgtgctttgaaaactataggaCTGTATAAAATGGGAGGGGTTACTATGGGACCATTGTTGGGTCAGCTGTTTGCCAGACCTCACGCCCCAGGGTTGCCACCTTGTCCATTCTTTGAACTTTTGCAGAGGGCTTCTGAGGATGCCACAGCCTCCTTGCCCATTTCCCCTCCATTACCGTAAGTGCTCTTGTACCCAACCCTCTGAAGAGGTAGCTTttatgggtgagtgggtgagcaGCACCTCTGCTGTGGCTCTAGCTGCAGGAACCACACTAACTGATGTGCAGTGCGAGCTAGAAACCTTTACCTAGAGGAAGCATCATTGCATCCATGTGGGAAGATGGCTGGCTGGGCGGGGATCTTGCAGATGTCAGGCACATCTGCCTCTTTAAAAGTTAAGCAAACACCGGGGCTATACTGCCACTGTGTGGCAGCTTGTGGAACTGCAGCTGAGCATACATCGGGCCTTGGAGAGTCTGTGGCATTGAAGAGGAGCGGTCCAGAAAGAGTCAGCTGGAGACCTTGTTACTACTGGCCCTATCCCAGACCCCCTGGGTTAGAAGCTCGGGGAGGAGCCTGGGAGTCTGCATTGAAACTTGCTTCCTGTGTGGTTCTTATGGAGAACTGGTTGACTTCATTTATAGGATCcagggcaaaataaaaatatggagtCTCTTATTCAGAAATTACTAAGAATGTGAAGACAGAAATAGCAGAACATTAAACCAAGCGCCAGCCCTGTGTGACTGCACAGGTCATGCCCATGGGGCTACCCCTCTTCTTATGCCCTCTATATTTGGACAGTCACCACTGTCGTCCCTGAATCTGTTCGATGTGTCCTGAATACTAGCTACATAATAAGATGTGGTGGTTAAAAGCGTGGCTGTGGAGGTGAGGTGGTCTTTGAACAGAATTGGACTCTCTTGAGTTATGTGCTTTTGGACATATTTCTAATCTCTGTGAATCTCATTTACTTCCTCTTTAAATATTGGGATAGTTTCTATCTCAAAGATTGGCtttgagaatataaaataatttctgtcaCATGGTAAGTGCTACCTAAATATAGCTCtcggcctggcgtggtggcttacacctgtgatcccagcactttgggaggccaaggcgggtgcatcacctgaggtcaggagttcaagaccatcctggccaacatgatgaagccccatctctactaaaaatacacacacacacacacacacacacacacacacacacacacacacattagctggGTGCGGcagccggcacctgtagtcccagctacttgggaggctgaggcaggagaattacttgaacctgggaggtggaggttgcagtgagctgagattgcaccactgcactccagcctaggcaacagagtgagactgtattacacacacacataaacacacacacacacacacacacacacagcagctcTCACTGTATCCCGGGCTCAGTGTTAGGATGCCAGGCTATGAAGATGATGGAGATGAAGAAGATTACGGCCTTTGTCCTGGAGGACTGAGATTCTCTGAGACCCAGAGATGGCCCTCCATGGATGGCGGTACCCCTCCAGCAGGGGATGTGGGGCAGTTAGAAGGAATAGTTAAGTCTGGTGTCAGGGAAGGTGTCTCAGAGAGGGTGAAGGCAGAGTTGGAAGGAAGAAGCTGAGATTGGGGAGAGGAGCGGGAGGACTTGTGTGCATcacacatgcgtgtgtgtgcaggtgtgggTGTTGGGGGCTGGGGTTCAGACAGAGGGAGCAGCATGCGCAGAGACTTTATCTTATTTTCatgtctgtatttatttatttttagagacagggtcttactctgttgcccaggctagagtgcagtggcatgatcatagcccactccagctttgagctcctgggcttaagcgatcctcctacctatctcatcctcccaagtagctaggactataggtatgcaccaccatgcctggctaatttttattttgtagagacagggggtctcactatgttgcccaggctggtctcgaactcctgggttcaagtgatcctcccactttggcctcctaaaatgctgggattacaggagtgcaccaccatgcctggcctgcaaaACCTTCAAGTCATGACTGAACGATGAACGATGACCCTGGACACCAGCGCATGGCTGGGGATACGTGTGGTGAAGGGAGGCGGCAGGTGGAAGAGGAGCGAGAGGAAGAGGAAGCCAGGGCACATCAGGAACGACTTGGGGTGTGTTGCTGAGGGATTTGAACTCTGGACCAAAAGTTAAGTACCAAGAAAGGAAGTTAGGCAGAGGATGGGCATGATTGGATTGGTGTTTAGAAAGTgaactgggccgggcacagttgctcacgcctataatcccagcactttgggaggccgagaagggtggatcacttgaggtcaggagttcaagaccagcccgaccaacatggtgaaaccccatctctactaaaagtacaaaattagctgggcatggtggcacttgcctgtaatcccagctacttgggaggctgaggcaggagaatcgcttgaacccgggaggcggaggttgctgtgaactgagattgcaccatggcaccccagtgcaaaactccatctcaaaaaaagaaaaaaaaaaaaaaaaaaaaaaaaagaaagtgaactgCAACTGTGATGTCTGGCGTGGAGGACAAGACATGGAGTGGGAGTGGGTGGAACATTCCTGCAGGAGGAATTGCAAGGATCCAGGGGAGAAGTGAGCATGATTTGAATGAATCAGGGCcagggagatggagagaagggCTGAGGGTGAGGGTGGTCTGTGAGGTCACTGATTCCTGGCACCTGGTGGCTTATCGGATGGAAGGGGTAAATGAGGAGGCAGGACTGAGGCCGGGGGTTGGGTTTGGACAGCTGGGTGGATGCAGTGTCATTCTCTGAGACAGCaaataggaggaggaggaagaacggggaagaagaggagggggcTAAAGAAGCAttaagagaaggaagagggatgGCTTAGTGGGGAAGATGATGAGTTCAAATTGTGTTGTTACTGAACTTCTACTTTGTAAGGCATATGATAAAATGATAAGAGAGGCCAAGTGCCTGAGCTTACAGGATGAGTTCAACATGGAACAAATTGTATTTGAGTTGCTTGAGGGACACTGGGTGGAGAAGACAGCCCTGACTTTCCCT from the Macaca nemestrina isolate mMacNem1 chromosome 11, mMacNem.hap1, whole genome shotgun sequence genome contains:
- the LOC105481182 gene encoding insulin-like growth factor-binding protein 2 isoform X2, which translates into the protein MLLGQTSRSFVPCNNGDDHSEGGLVENHVDSTMNMLGGGGSAGRKPLKSGMKELAVFREKVAEQHRQMGKGGKHHLGLEEPKKLRPPPARTPCQQELDQVLERISTMRLPDERGPLEHLYSLHIPNCDKHGLYNLKQCKMSLNGQRGECWCVNPNTGKLIQGAPTIRGDPECHLFYNEQQEARGVHTQRMQ
- the LOC105481182 gene encoding insulin-like growth factor-binding protein 2 isoform X1, with amino-acid sequence MLPRVGCPALPLPPPPLLPLLLLLLGASGGGGGGAHAEVLFRCPPCTPERLAACGPPPVAPPAAVAAVAGGARMPCAELVREPGCGCCSVCARLEGEACGVYTPRCGQGLRCYPHPGSELPLQALVMGEGTCEKRRDAEYGASPEQVADNGDDHSEGGLVENHVDSTMNMLGGGGSAGRKPLKSGMKELAVFREKVAEQHRQMGKGGKHHLGLEEPKKLRPPPARTPCQQELDQVLERISTMRLPDERGPLEHLYSLHIPNCDKHGLYNLKQCKMSLNGQRGECWCVNPNTGKLIQGAPTIRGDPECHLFYNEQQEARGVHTQRMQ
- the LOC105481182 gene encoding insulin-like growth factor-binding protein 2 isoform X3: MNMLGGGGSAGRKPLKSGMKELAVFREKVAEQHRQMGKGGKHHLGLEEPKKLRPPPARTPCQQELDQVLERISTMRLPDERGPLEHLYSLHIPNCDKHGLYNLKQCKMSLNGQRGECWCVNPNTGKLIQGAPTIRGDPECHLFYNEQQEARGVHTQRMQ